A window from Pseudonocardia cypriaca encodes these proteins:
- a CDS encoding ABC-F family ATP-binding cassette domain-containing protein: protein MSATIQATGLATGHGARVLFSGLDLIVAPGDVVGLVGANGAGKSTLLRLLAGEQDPEDGKIVISPPDATVGHLPQEPERRPGETVAAFVARRTGVAAAQAAMDAAAEALGTGAPGADDTYAAALDRWLALGGADLDERAGEVAAEVGLGVDLDAEMTALSGGQAARAGLAALLLSRYDVLLLDEPTNDLDLDGLERLERFVRGLRSPAVIVSHDREFLARTVTRVVELDLAQQQVGVYDGGYDSYLVEREVARRHAREAYEVYDDKLSGLKDRAQMQRNWMAQGVRNARRKSTDNDKIGRKTRAEASEKQASKARQTQRMIERLDAVEEPRKEWELRMTIAAAPRSGTVVASMSGAVVRRGSFVLGPIDAQVDWADRIVITGANGSGKSTLLGALLGRIPVDEGSAGLGSGVRVGEIDQARGLFLGPEPLVRAFGNAVPDWAESDVRTLLAKFGLTSEHVPRPAASLSPGERTRAALALLQAREVNLLVLDEPTNHLDLPAIEQLEQALDSFPGTVLLVTHDRRMLDTVRTTRRWQVESGRLKEA from the coding sequence ATGAGCGCCACGATCCAAGCCACCGGGCTCGCCACCGGGCACGGTGCCCGCGTCCTGTTCTCCGGTCTCGACCTGATCGTCGCCCCCGGTGACGTCGTCGGGCTCGTCGGCGCCAACGGCGCGGGCAAGTCCACGCTCCTGCGGCTGCTCGCGGGGGAACAGGACCCGGAGGACGGCAAGATCGTCATCAGCCCGCCCGACGCGACGGTCGGGCACCTGCCCCAGGAGCCGGAGCGGCGACCGGGCGAGACGGTGGCCGCCTTCGTCGCACGGCGCACGGGCGTCGCCGCGGCGCAGGCCGCCATGGACGCGGCCGCCGAGGCGCTCGGCACCGGCGCCCCGGGCGCCGACGACACCTACGCCGCCGCGCTGGACCGCTGGCTCGCCCTCGGTGGCGCCGACCTCGACGAGCGCGCCGGGGAGGTCGCGGCCGAGGTCGGGCTAGGCGTGGATCTCGACGCGGAGATGACCGCGCTGTCGGGCGGACAGGCCGCTCGCGCCGGGCTCGCCGCGCTGCTCCTGTCGCGCTACGACGTGCTGCTGCTCGACGAGCCGACCAACGACCTCGACCTCGACGGCCTGGAGCGCCTCGAACGGTTCGTGCGGGGGCTGCGCTCGCCCGCCGTGATCGTCAGCCACGACCGCGAGTTCCTCGCCCGCACCGTGACCAGGGTCGTCGAGCTGGACCTCGCGCAGCAGCAGGTCGGCGTGTACGACGGCGGCTACGACAGCTACCTCGTCGAGCGCGAGGTGGCGCGCCGGCACGCCCGGGAGGCGTACGAGGTGTACGACGACAAGCTCTCCGGGCTCAAGGACCGCGCGCAGATGCAGCGCAACTGGATGGCCCAGGGCGTGCGCAACGCTCGCCGCAAGTCGACGGACAACGACAAGATCGGCCGAAAGACGCGCGCCGAGGCCAGTGAGAAGCAGGCCTCGAAGGCACGGCAGACGCAGCGGATGATCGAGCGGCTCGACGCGGTCGAGGAGCCCCGCAAGGAGTGGGAGCTGCGCATGACGATCGCGGCCGCCCCGCGCTCCGGCACGGTGGTGGCCTCGATGTCGGGCGCCGTCGTCCGGCGTGGGTCGTTCGTGCTGGGCCCGATCGACGCGCAGGTCGACTGGGCCGACCGCATCGTGATCACCGGTGCCAACGGCTCCGGCAAGTCCACGCTGCTGGGCGCGCTGCTCGGGCGCATCCCCGTGGACGAGGGCAGCGCGGGCCTCGGCTCGGGGGTGCGGGTCGGCGAGATCGACCAGGCGCGCGGCCTGTTCCTCGGCCCCGAACCGCTGGTACGCGCGTTCGGCAACGCGGTACCCGACTGGGCCGAGTCGGACGTCCGCACGCTGCTGGCGAAGTTCGGGCTGACGTCCGAGCACGTGCCGCGCCCGGCCGCGTCACTCTCGCCCGGTGAGCGCACCCGCGCCGCGCTGGCCCTGCTGCAGGCCCGCGAGGTGAACCTGCTCGTGCTCGACGAGCCGACCAACCACCTCGACCTGCCGGCGATCGAGCAGCTGGAACAGGCCCTCGACTCGTTCCCGGGTACGGTCCTGCTGGTCACCCACGACCGCCGGATGCTGGACACGGTCCGCACCACGCGCAGGTGGCAGGTGGAGTCAGGCCGCCTGAAGGAGGCCTGA
- a CDS encoding ROK family transcriptional regulator yields MSVIDHERVAAGNPVSAGRLLLLVRRGIAATRRDLIRVTGLSRSTVTQRVDALLGAGLLRESAGEAEGRGRPAGALSFDEGFGHVLVAGVHRDRVELTAVDLGGRELYRRSFDMPVAAGPDPVLGAVETELGRLVADSGIDPARTVALGVGVPGPVDVAVGRVMQPPVMPGWHDYPVRDRLAARLGVPVFVENDANLMALGEQRANWPGVPSLLLVTVGSGIGAGIVIDGRLYRGIDGGAGDIGHIRMYGHDERCACGAVGCLAAVASGDALARRLAALGKDVTSAVDVRRLVQEGDPDAIAAVRTAGQLAGEVMTTVVSVLNPEVLVLAGEMAQTNEYFVTGMRELIYQRSLPRATRRLRVVSTTLGDRASVVGMTELAVDEVFAPDAVDARLGNHR; encoded by the coding sequence GTGTCGGTGATCGACCACGAGCGGGTCGCTGCCGGCAACCCGGTGTCGGCGGGGCGGCTGCTGCTGCTCGTCCGGCGGGGGATCGCGGCCACCCGCCGGGACCTGATCCGGGTCACCGGGCTGTCCCGGTCCACCGTCACGCAGCGGGTGGACGCCCTGCTCGGCGCGGGCCTGCTGCGCGAGTCGGCCGGTGAGGCCGAGGGCCGCGGCCGCCCGGCCGGGGCACTCTCGTTCGACGAGGGCTTCGGCCACGTCCTCGTCGCAGGGGTGCACCGCGACCGGGTCGAGCTCACCGCGGTCGACCTCGGCGGGCGGGAGCTGTACCGGCGCTCGTTCGACATGCCCGTCGCGGCCGGCCCCGACCCCGTGCTCGGCGCGGTCGAGACCGAGCTGGGCCGCCTCGTCGCCGACTCGGGGATCGACCCGGCCCGCACCGTGGCGCTCGGGGTCGGCGTGCCCGGCCCCGTCGACGTCGCCGTCGGGCGGGTCATGCAGCCGCCCGTGATGCCCGGCTGGCACGACTACCCGGTGCGCGACCGGCTCGCCGCGCGACTCGGCGTGCCGGTGTTCGTCGAGAACGACGCCAACCTCATGGCACTCGGCGAGCAGCGCGCGAACTGGCCGGGCGTGCCGTCGCTGCTCCTGGTGACCGTCGGCAGCGGCATCGGCGCCGGGATCGTCATCGACGGGCGGCTCTACCGCGGCATCGACGGCGGGGCTGGCGACATCGGGCACATCCGCATGTACGGCCACGACGAGCGGTGCGCGTGCGGCGCGGTCGGCTGCCTGGCCGCCGTGGCGTCCGGCGACGCGCTCGCCCGCAGGCTCGCCGCGCTCGGCAAGGACGTCACCAGCGCCGTCGACGTCCGGCGGCTCGTGCAGGAGGGCGACCCGGACGCCATCGCCGCCGTCCGCACGGCCGGGCAGCTCGCCGGCGAGGTGATGACCACCGTCGTCTCGGTGCTCAACCCGGAGGTCCTCGTGCTGGCGGGCGAGATGGCCCAGACCAACGAGTACTTCGTCACGGGCATGCGGGAGCTGATCTACCAGCGCTCCCTGCCCCGGGCCACCCGCCGCCTCCGCGTGGTGAGCACGACGCTCGGCGACCGCGCCTCGGTGGTGGGGATGACCGAGCTTGCGGTCGACGAGGTCTTCGCCCCGGACGCCGTCGACGCCCGCCTGGGCAACCACCGCTGA
- a CDS encoding carbohydrate ABC transporter permease, producing MSTDTGVRPPGTAQPKERSARRTLAAADARAGIALISPTLVIVLAMVVVPIVWTVLLAFQRLRLLNLRSSGLFGQFTLNNFDNVFTAPTFWSALATTLTYSVLGTAGAIGLGLVAALALRRPFRGRGLVRAVMLLPYVAPIVAATFAWSTMLNPQFGVVNHWGTRLLGWDEPIAFLSQRSSDVSLFGLTIGVPTALLTVIAFEAWRSFPFAFLFLTARLQAVPGTLEEAATVDGATLTQRFRYVVLPQLLPTIAVLAVLRFIWTFNSFDDIYLLTGGGAGTEVVAVSVFNALTARGDIGGAAAQALVLAAILAALIGLYMWRLAPREERS from the coding sequence GTGAGCACCGATACCGGGGTACGCCCGCCGGGAACCGCCCAGCCGAAGGAGCGAAGCGCTCGCCGCACGCTTGCCGCCGCCGACGCGCGCGCGGGCATCGCGCTGATCTCCCCGACGCTGGTGATCGTCCTCGCGATGGTGGTCGTCCCGATCGTCTGGACGGTGCTGCTGGCGTTCCAGCGGCTGCGCCTGCTGAACCTGCGCAGCTCCGGCCTGTTCGGCCAGTTCACGCTGAACAACTTCGACAACGTGTTCACCGCGCCCACGTTCTGGAGTGCGCTGGCCACCACCCTCACGTACTCCGTGCTGGGTACGGCGGGAGCGATCGGGCTCGGTCTCGTGGCCGCGCTCGCGCTGCGGCGGCCCTTCCGCGGCCGCGGGCTCGTGCGCGCGGTGATGCTGCTGCCGTACGTGGCGCCGATCGTGGCGGCGACGTTCGCCTGGTCCACGATGCTCAACCCGCAGTTCGGCGTCGTGAACCACTGGGGAACGCGGCTACTGGGCTGGGACGAGCCGATCGCGTTCCTCTCGCAGCGCAGCAGTGACGTCTCGCTCTTCGGGCTGACGATCGGGGTGCCGACGGCGCTGCTCACGGTGATCGCCTTCGAGGCGTGGCGGTCGTTCCCGTTCGCGTTCCTGTTCCTGACGGCGCGGTTGCAGGCGGTGCCGGGCACGCTGGAGGAGGCAGCCACCGTCGACGGCGCGACCCTCACCCAGCGCTTCCGCTACGTCGTGCTCCCGCAGCTGCTGCCCACGATCGCCGTGCTCGCCGTGCTGCGGTTCATCTGGACGTTCAACAGCTTCGACGACATCTACCTGCTCACCGGCGGCGGCGCCGGCACCGAGGTGGTGGCGGTCTCGGTGTTCAACGCCCTCACCGCCCGCGGGGACATCGGCGGGGCGGCGGCGCAGGCGCTCGTGCTCGCCGCGATCCTCGCCGCCCTCATCGGCCTCTACATGTGGCGGCTGGCGCCGCGCGAGGAGCGCTCGTGA
- a CDS encoding zinc-dependent alcohol dehydrogenase: MDVAEEEPADGDPLVVTLTGPQRVEVLRAPRAPVPPGHVRIRTLYSGISAGTELTLYRGTNPHLDRRWDPARRLFVDEAAASAYPNTAWGYSEVGEVVELGAGVDDALLGVAVWGLWSHTGEVVLPVEKVEGRVLPAGLDPLGGTFARVGAVALNAVLAADVHIGETVAVFGQGVLGLLATQLTVASGAEVVAVDGIDGRRKQAAAFGAAHVLDPVTEDVGGRIKELTGGRGADVCIEISGSYRALHEAVRGCAAGGRVVAAGFYQGDGVGLRLGEEFHHNRVQIVSSQISSAPAGMAERWSPERLHRTVIELVAAGRLDVLPLVSHVVPAPLAANAYALLDTDPAAALQVVLDFRPEPAIDLRSAS, encoded by the coding sequence ATGGATGTCGCCGAAGAGGAGCCCGCTGACGGAGACCCGCTCGTGGTGACGCTCACCGGGCCCCAGCGGGTGGAGGTGCTGCGCGCGCCACGAGCCCCCGTGCCACCCGGCCACGTGCGCATCCGCACCCTCTACTCCGGGATCTCCGCAGGCACCGAGCTCACGCTCTACCGGGGCACCAACCCGCACCTGGACCGGCGGTGGGATCCCGCCCGCAGGCTGTTCGTGGACGAGGCCGCCGCGAGCGCCTACCCGAACACGGCGTGGGGCTACAGCGAGGTCGGCGAGGTGGTCGAGCTGGGGGCAGGCGTCGACGACGCCCTGCTCGGCGTCGCCGTGTGGGGCCTGTGGAGCCACACCGGCGAGGTCGTGCTGCCGGTCGAGAAGGTCGAGGGCCGCGTGCTCCCCGCAGGGCTCGACCCGCTCGGCGGCACGTTCGCCCGGGTCGGCGCCGTCGCGCTCAACGCGGTGCTCGCCGCCGACGTGCACATCGGCGAGACCGTCGCCGTGTTCGGCCAGGGCGTGCTGGGCCTGCTCGCCACCCAGCTCACCGTGGCCAGCGGCGCCGAGGTCGTCGCCGTGGACGGGATCGACGGCCGCCGGAAGCAGGCCGCCGCGTTCGGTGCCGCGCACGTGCTCGACCCGGTGACCGAGGACGTCGGCGGGCGGATCAAGGAGCTCACCGGCGGCCGGGGCGCGGACGTCTGCATCGAGATCAGCGGCTCCTACCGCGCCCTGCACGAGGCCGTGCGCGGCTGCGCGGCCGGTGGCCGGGTCGTCGCCGCCGGCTTCTACCAGGGCGACGGGGTCGGGCTGCGCCTCGGCGAGGAGTTCCACCACAACCGCGTGCAGATCGTCTCCTCCCAGATCTCCTCGGCACCGGCGGGGATGGCCGAGCGCTGGAGCCCCGAACGGCTGCACCGCACCGTCATCGAGCTGGTCGCCGCGGGCCGCCTCGACGTGCTGCCGCTGGTCAGCCACGTCGTGCCGGCCCCGCTCGCCGCCAACGCGTACGCCCTGCTCGACACCGACCCCGCGGCGGCGCTGCAGGTCGTCCTCGACTTCCGCCCCGAACCCGCAATCGACCTCCGGAGCGCCTCATGA
- a CDS encoding MGH1-like glycoside hydrolase domain-containing protein codes for MRDGDLRRAAMAVLRGNWEGRHTVPSRRLYPHQWSWDSAFIAIGWAHASPGRGRRELESLLAAQWADGRVPQIVFNPAVARDAYFPGPDFWRSRDVPGAPAVETSGIVQPPVHAVAALKVHRASPTLGRRFLRHVYPGLVAQHDYLLRERSDGSRGGLVTIVHPWESGQDNSPAWDAELARVTAGVEVLAGHQRRDLDHVDATERPTAADYARYIAIVDAYREHGYRDEPDAHLFVAVDPLFNALLAWSEEALAEIARIIGKPSQRHRERAAAIRDALLDHCYDPAAGHFFALDRHGVRVEEHCVGGLVPLVLDLPAEVVDALVAGMTGPRFALNDRVPLPSYDLTGPAFDTTRYWRGPAWINTSWLVLRGLERHSRHAEAATLRTAMLNAVRQEGFREYFDPGTGAGRGVADFSWSAALTLDLLATATTPAPAPRPLTGTPS; via the coding sequence GTGCGTGACGGGGACCTGCGCCGCGCGGCGATGGCCGTACTGCGCGGGAACTGGGAGGGCAGGCACACCGTGCCGTCGCGCCGGCTCTACCCGCACCAGTGGAGCTGGGACTCCGCGTTCATCGCGATCGGCTGGGCGCACGCCTCGCCCGGGCGCGGACGCCGCGAGCTGGAGTCGCTGCTGGCCGCGCAGTGGGCCGACGGGCGGGTGCCGCAGATCGTGTTCAACCCCGCGGTCGCGCGCGACGCCTACTTCCCCGGCCCCGACTTCTGGCGCTCGCGCGACGTCCCCGGCGCCCCGGCCGTCGAGACGTCCGGCATCGTGCAGCCGCCGGTGCACGCGGTGGCCGCGCTCAAGGTCCACCGCGCCTCGCCGACCCTCGGCAGGCGATTCCTGCGGCACGTGTACCCCGGCCTCGTCGCCCAGCACGACTACCTGCTGCGCGAGCGTTCCGACGGCTCGCGCGGTGGGCTCGTGACGATCGTCCACCCCTGGGAGTCCGGGCAGGACAACTCGCCGGCCTGGGACGCCGAGCTGGCCCGCGTCACCGCGGGCGTCGAGGTGCTGGCCGGGCACCAGCGCCGCGACCTCGACCACGTCGACGCCACCGAGCGGCCCACCGCCGCGGACTACGCCCGCTACATCGCGATCGTCGACGCGTACCGCGAACACGGCTACCGCGACGAGCCGGACGCGCACCTCTTCGTCGCGGTCGACCCGCTGTTCAACGCCCTGCTGGCGTGGTCGGAGGAAGCGCTCGCCGAGATCGCCCGCATCATCGGCAAGCCGTCGCAGCGGCACCGCGAGCGCGCGGCCGCCATTCGCGACGCCCTCCTCGACCACTGCTACGACCCCGCCGCCGGGCACTTCTTCGCGCTCGATCGCCACGGCGTGCGCGTCGAGGAGCACTGCGTCGGTGGCCTGGTGCCGCTGGTGCTCGACCTGCCCGCCGAGGTCGTCGACGCGCTGGTGGCCGGGATGACGGGCCCGCGGTTCGCACTGAACGACCGCGTCCCGCTACCCAGCTACGACCTCACCGGTCCCGCGTTCGACACCACCCGCTACTGGCGCGGCCCGGCGTGGATCAACACCAGCTGGCTCGTCCTGCGCGGCCTGGAGCGCCACAGCCGGCACGCCGAGGCGGCCACACTGCGGACGGCGATGCTGAACGCGGTGCGGCAGGAGGGCTTCCGCGAGTACTTCGACCCGGGCACCGGCGCCGGGCGGGGGGTCGCGGACTTCAGCTGGTCGGCGGCGCTGACGCTGGACCTGCTCGCGACGGCGACCACCCCGGCCCCGGCGCCCCGACCACTGACGGGTACGCCGAGCTGA
- a CDS encoding spore photoproduct lyase family protein — MTLPSTTATARLLQVRSIYAEPAALDSERGRQVLARFPDAEIVEVPSHWQIPELHGNAGNVDRWVRVKTETLVLGVKKSLSARPNGRSSDFIAPSTSNGCAMACAYCYVPRRKGYANPITVFTNIDKITKYLRGHVSRQGVKPEPDQVDPHAWVYDIGENSDCSVDALVSDNVADLVATFRELPAAKASFATKFVNRDLLGYDPQGRTRIRFSLMPENDSKLLDIRTSSIGERIAAIDDFVEAGYEVHLNFSPVVLRDGWERDWAQLLTRLDDELGDAFKQQAATEIIMLTHNRDLHEVNLGWHPKAEDVLWRPELQQAKRSQSGMWNVRYRNDRKREGVQVLQDLIATHAPWLRVRYAF; from the coding sequence GTGACGCTGCCGTCCACCACCGCCACCGCCCGCCTCCTCCAGGTCCGCTCCATCTACGCCGAACCCGCGGCACTCGACTCCGAGCGGGGCCGACAGGTGCTCGCGCGCTTCCCCGACGCCGAGATCGTCGAGGTGCCGTCGCACTGGCAGATCCCCGAGCTCCACGGCAACGCCGGGAACGTCGACCGGTGGGTCCGGGTCAAGACCGAGACGCTCGTGCTGGGCGTCAAGAAGTCGCTCTCGGCGCGGCCCAACGGGCGGTCCAGCGACTTCATCGCGCCGTCGACGTCCAACGGCTGCGCCATGGCCTGCGCCTACTGCTACGTGCCGCGCCGCAAGGGCTACGCCAACCCGATCACGGTGTTCACCAACATCGACAAGATCACCAAGTACCTGCGCGGCCACGTGTCGCGGCAGGGCGTGAAGCCGGAGCCCGACCAGGTGGACCCCCACGCATGGGTCTACGACATCGGGGAGAACAGCGACTGCTCCGTGGACGCCCTGGTCAGCGACAACGTGGCCGACCTCGTGGCCACCTTCCGCGAGCTGCCCGCGGCCAAGGCGAGCTTCGCCACGAAGTTCGTCAACCGCGACCTGCTCGGCTACGACCCGCAGGGCCGCACCCGCATCCGCTTCTCGCTGATGCCGGAGAACGACTCCAAGCTGCTCGACATCCGCACCAGCAGCATCGGCGAGCGCATCGCGGCCATCGACGACTTCGTCGAGGCGGGCTACGAGGTGCACCTCAACTTCTCCCCGGTCGTGCTGCGCGACGGCTGGGAGCGGGACTGGGCACAGCTGCTCACCCGTCTCGACGACGAGCTGGGCGACGCGTTCAAGCAGCAGGCGGCGACCGAGATCATCATGCTGACGCACAACCGCGACCTGCACGAGGTCAACCTCGGGTGGCACCCCAAGGCCGAGGACGTGCTCTGGCGCCCCGAGCTGCAGCAGGCCAAGCGCTCTCAGAGCGGGATGTGGAACGTGCGCTACCGCAACGACCGCAAGCGCGAGGGCGTGCAGGTGCTGCAGGACCTCATCGCCACCCACGCGCCGTGGCTGCGGGTGCGGTACGCGTTCTGA
- a CDS encoding sugar phosphate isomerase/epimerase family protein, with amino-acid sequence MRLTCQEQLLPGDTLQEKWDAAQAFGYDGIELRGQGGHRIRERLPELHRARRDGVVMPTVCVEMLHFIGDFDAERRQDARENMRTMLSVIAELGGTAAMTPAAYGMFSRRLPPFEPPRDEAGDRAVLLDALGALGEHAQREGVRILLEPLNRYEDHMVNRLEQAVELAEATGFDSVGVVADSYHMNIEEADVQGALVAAAHRLHHVQVSDSNRLEPGAGHLDWTAFLAALANAGYTGDLAAECRLSGPAEQALPKAAATLRAAGAGGA; translated from the coding sequence ATGAGGCTGACCTGCCAGGAGCAGCTGCTGCCCGGCGACACGTTGCAGGAGAAGTGGGACGCCGCCCAGGCGTTCGGCTACGACGGCATCGAGCTGCGCGGCCAGGGCGGGCACCGGATCCGCGAGCGACTTCCCGAGCTGCACCGCGCCCGCCGCGACGGCGTCGTGATGCCGACGGTCTGCGTTGAGATGCTCCACTTCATCGGCGACTTCGACGCCGAGCGCAGGCAGGACGCGCGCGAGAACATGCGCACGATGCTGTCGGTGATCGCCGAGCTCGGCGGCACCGCGGCGATGACGCCCGCGGCGTACGGGATGTTCTCGCGGCGGCTGCCCCCGTTCGAGCCCCCTCGCGACGAGGCGGGCGACCGGGCCGTGCTGCTCGACGCCCTCGGCGCCCTCGGCGAGCACGCGCAGCGCGAGGGGGTGCGGATCCTCCTCGAACCGCTCAACCGCTACGAGGACCACATGGTCAACCGCCTCGAGCAGGCCGTCGAGCTCGCCGAGGCGACGGGTTTCGACAGCGTGGGCGTGGTCGCCGACTCGTACCACATGAACATCGAGGAGGCCGACGTCCAGGGCGCGCTGGTGGCGGCCGCACACCGCCTGCACCACGTGCAGGTGTCGGACTCCAACCGCCTCGAGCCGGGCGCCGGGCACCTGGACTGGACGGCGTTCCTCGCCGCGCTCGCGAACGCCGGCTACACCGGCGACCTGGCCGCCGAGTGCCGGCTGTCCGGACCCGCCGAGCAGGCGCTGCCCAAGGCCGCGGCCACCCTGCGCGCCGCAGGGGCCGGCGGTGCGTGA
- a CDS encoding ABC transporter substrate-binding protein encodes MRTVIRRVGIAVGLVAAMAISACGGGGGEGGGAADEITVWTADTLPDRVAATQAIIDRFTQQTGIRVKLVGVEEDQFNQTLTASAAAGDLPDVVGSVPLSAVNTLAANDLTNSDANQAVIDALGANTWNQSALTLTREGDRQLSVPSEAWSQLLYYRRDLFQAAGLPAPTTYDAILNAARTLDTPERAGFVGATAPGDAFTEQTFEHIALANGCEMVNEAGEITIDSPQCVGAFEFYRQLIMDYSVPGTQDVDTVRAGYFAGQAAMAVWSTFLLDELAGLRDDAMPSCPECTADPRFLAENTGIVAALQGPAGTQPAQFGEVISWAITSEATAEPSQRFVQFMMSDGYVDWLAFAPEGKFPARSGSSPGATDFVDRWESLPIGVDRKAPMTEIYPQDVLAALQTGPDKFSRWAYPQGQGELMGASLGEQPVPAAVAAVTSGGTDAQGAAKQAADTLRTIQDGLR; translated from the coding sequence ATGAGAACCGTGATCCGTCGTGTCGGGATCGCCGTCGGGCTCGTCGCCGCCATGGCGATCTCCGCCTGCGGGGGCGGAGGAGGTGAGGGGGGCGGTGCTGCCGACGAGATCACCGTCTGGACCGCCGACACGCTGCCCGACCGCGTGGCCGCCACCCAGGCGATCATCGACCGGTTCACCCAGCAGACCGGGATTCGCGTCAAGCTGGTCGGGGTCGAGGAGGACCAGTTCAACCAGACCCTCACGGCCTCGGCCGCGGCCGGTGACCTGCCCGACGTGGTCGGCTCGGTCCCGCTGTCGGCGGTGAACACGCTCGCGGCGAACGACCTGACGAACAGCGACGCCAACCAGGCGGTGATCGACGCCCTCGGCGCGAACACGTGGAACCAGTCGGCGCTGACGCTGACGCGCGAGGGTGACCGGCAGCTGTCGGTGCCGAGCGAGGCGTGGTCGCAGCTGCTGTACTACCGGCGGGACCTGTTCCAGGCGGCCGGCCTGCCCGCCCCGACGACCTACGACGCCATCCTGAACGCAGCGCGGACCCTCGACACCCCGGAGCGCGCCGGCTTCGTCGGCGCCACGGCTCCGGGCGACGCGTTCACGGAGCAGACGTTCGAGCACATCGCACTGGCCAACGGCTGCGAGATGGTGAACGAGGCGGGCGAGATCACGATCGACAGCCCGCAGTGCGTCGGGGCGTTCGAGTTCTACCGCCAGCTGATCATGGACTACTCGGTGCCGGGCACGCAGGACGTCGACACGGTGCGGGCCGGCTACTTCGCAGGCCAGGCCGCGATGGCGGTCTGGTCGACGTTCCTGCTCGACGAGCTCGCCGGGCTGCGCGACGACGCCATGCCCAGCTGCCCGGAGTGCACGGCAGACCCCCGGTTCCTGGCCGAGAACACGGGGATCGTGGCCGCGCTGCAGGGGCCGGCAGGTACCCAGCCCGCCCAGTTCGGCGAGGTGATCTCCTGGGCGATCACGTCGGAGGCCACCGCCGAGCCCTCCCAGCGGTTCGTCCAGTTCATGATGAGCGACGGCTACGTCGACTGGCTGGCGTTCGCGCCGGAGGGCAAGTTCCCCGCGCGGTCGGGTAGCTCGCCCGGCGCCACCGACTTCGTCGACAGGTGGGAGTCGCTCCCGATCGGTGTGGACCGCAAGGCGCCGATGACCGAGATCTACCCGCAGGACGTGCTCGCCGCGCTGCAGACCGGTCCCGACAAGTTCTCCCGGTGGGCCTACCCGCAGGGGCAGGGCGAGCTGATGGGTGCCTCGCTCGGTGAGCAGCCCGTTCCCGCAGCCGTGGCCGCGGTGACGAGCGGCGGCACGGACGCCCAGGGCGCCGCGAAGCAGGCGGCCGACACCCTGCGCACGATCCAGGACGGCCTCCGATGA
- a CDS encoding carbohydrate ABC transporter permease codes for MATMNRDTVETRVFGVLRIVTIALLLIITIFPFYYMGLLSLRPLDRVLQDPGALWLPPSEVNLDSFGSVVAPPSAGGQGFLNFMANSALVAFGTVALTLLVALPGAYAVSRLQFFGRRQVSVLFLAVYLFPPILLAVPLFVFFTRIGLRGTLVGLLIVYVSQVVAVSIYMLRNYFDTVPVSLEEAAAIDGCSRLGVMRRISLPLAMPAIIANALFIFMIAWNEFLFALLFLIEQRDRWTVSLGLSQLAGSIEIPTTVLMAGSVIVTIPIIVVFFASERLLTEGLTAGAEKG; via the coding sequence ATGGCGACCATGAACCGCGACACCGTCGAGACCCGCGTCTTCGGGGTCCTGCGGATCGTGACGATCGCCCTGCTGCTGATCATCACGATCTTCCCGTTCTACTACATGGGCCTGCTGTCGCTGCGGCCGCTGGACCGGGTGCTGCAGGACCCGGGGGCGCTGTGGCTGCCGCCGTCGGAGGTGAACCTCGACAGCTTCGGCAGCGTGGTCGCCCCGCCGAGCGCGGGTGGGCAGGGCTTCCTGAACTTCATGGCCAACAGCGCGCTCGTCGCCTTCGGCACCGTGGCGCTCACCCTGCTGGTCGCGCTGCCCGGGGCCTACGCCGTGAGCCGCCTGCAGTTCTTCGGTCGCCGGCAGGTCAGCGTGCTGTTCCTGGCCGTGTACCTGTTCCCGCCGATCCTGCTCGCCGTCCCGCTCTTCGTGTTCTTCACCCGGATCGGGCTGCGGGGCACGCTCGTCGGGCTGCTGATCGTGTACGTCTCGCAGGTCGTCGCGGTGTCGATCTACATGCTGCGCAACTACTTCGACACCGTTCCCGTGAGCCTCGAGGAGGCGGCCGCGATCGACGGGTGCTCGCGGCTCGGCGTCATGCGGCGGATCAGCCTGCCGCTCGCCATGCCGGCGATCATCGCGAACGCCCTGTTCATCTTCATGATCGCATGGAACGAGTTCCTGTTCGCGCTGCTCTTCCTCATCGAGCAGCGCGACCGCTGGACGGTGTCGCTCGGCCTGTCGCAACTCGCCGGCAGCATCGAGATCCCGACCACCGTCCTGATGGCGGGATCGGTCATCGTGACCATCCCGATCATCGTCGTGTTCTTCGCGAGCGAGAGACTGCTCACCGAAGGCCTCACAGCGGGGGCCGAGAAGGGCTGA